The Gopherus flavomarginatus isolate rGopFla2 chromosome 18, rGopFla2.mat.asm, whole genome shotgun sequence genome segment ATGGCCAGCCTCCACCCCTTCAAAAATCATcagattaaatatatatattgtttggggttttttccccaccttctgcgtttggggtcggggggggctgcATTTTCCAGTATTTCTCCCCAACCAAGAGGGCTAAACACttgcttttttaaactttttcacAATAATGAAAGCCAAGATTCTCAGCTAATCCCAGGACTCTGGGAGCTGGGACTTGACGCACACCCGCATGCAGGCACACTCTCACCAGGTGGCAATGCTGGGTGCATCTCCAGGCCGTGGCGAGGCTAAAAGAGGGGCCGACGGTTCGTACTTACACCGTCTCGTCGTCCTTGAATTCTAGCTCCCCGCAGGCGTCTTCGTAGTCGATGCCCGCTCCGCGAGCCGTCCCCTCCACCGTCCGATAGGGGACCATCACCGTCCCCCGTGCCCCAGAGCTCCGCACCACCTTCACCTCCATGGTGCCCTGGCACTCGCTGACACGCAACAGCTTGTCCTGGAAGGTGAAGATGCCGGCATGGTCGTCATCCAGGATGGTGACGGTAGCGATCAGCGGGGCCACCAGCCGCCCCTTGGGGTGGTCAGCCGAGTCAGACTCGAACATGCCCTCGGCGTCCCCCACCCGCAGGTTGAGCAAGCGGACAAAGAAGTGCTCGTCTTCCTCAAAGATGTCGTCGTCAATGATGCCAATCTTCAGCTCCTTCTGCGTCTCGCCCGGCTTGAAGATCAGTGTCCCCTCGCTATATTCGTAGTCAGAGCCCGCCTTGGCCGAGCCGTCCTCCGTCTTGTAGTCCACGTAGAAGGTGTGGttgccctccccaccctgctgGCAGGCCACGGTTAGCGTGACCGAGCCGCAGTTCTCCAGGCAGTGGTACAGGCAGGGCTCGAAGAAGATCTTGCTGTagttctcctcctccacctccgaCGGCACCTCCAGAAGGTTGGACGACTTCTTGGAGAACTCCGAGACGTGCTTCTTCAGGATGTTCCCAGCCCCGGTCATCATGCGGGTGGCTTGGATGCGGTAGAAAGCTCGGCTCTTCTGCTGGTGCAGCAGGGCGTAGTAGTTGGCCATTTCCACCAGCTGTTCCAGCTCTTTGTCCGGGTGCTTCTGCTTGAGGTCCTTGAGGATCTGGATCACCTCCCTGCGGCTCTCATCCAGCTCTTTCTCCTCTTGGGTGGAGGAGGCCAGGGCCGGGGACGCGGAAGCCGCCCCGTCCATGAAGACGTTCTCCCGGTGGTCATTGGCCAGGAAGCTGCCATCCATCTCGATGTCCTTGGGGAACTCCCCTTCGGTGCCGATGATGATGCCGCTCCGCGGGTCGGCACGATACCTCTTGTACACGTACTTGTAGAAGAAGAGCCGCTTGTCGGCGATCCAGGCAAAGACCACGCAGACCGGGAAGAAGACGAGCGTCAGCAGagcttcccagatctggaccacGCCCGGGGAGATGACCGCCAGGATCAGATAGAGCCAGATGTAGGCGAAGATGCTCCAGGAGGCCGTGACAAAGAAGACTCGCAGGTGCTTGATTTTGCGGCTCTCCCCGGCGGGGATGACGTAAACGCAGATGGCGATCACCACGAACATGTTGAAGGCGGCGCTGCCCACAATGGTGCCGGGCCCCAGCTCCCCGGCTTGGAAGTTGTGCCCACACACCTCGATGACAGAGAGCAGGATCTCGGGTGCGGAGGAGCCCAGCGCCATCAGGGTCAGGTTGGAGACCGTCTCGTTCCAGATCCGCACCGTGCCGATGCTGGTCTCGCCGTTGGCCTTGGTGACGGTGATTTCCTTCTCCTTGGAGGTGATGACCTCGATGGAGGCCATGAAGCGGTCGGCGATGATGGAGACCCCCAGGAACATGTACATCATGGCCACGAAGTAGACTATGGCCCGTGCAGCTTTGTCGCCGAAGGAGGGGTTGTCCGGCTGCCAGACAGGCAGCAGCACCCCTGGGTGGCACGTGTTGGACCCTTGGCAGCTCACGTTGCTTTCCGGCACCGTTTCCAAGGCTCCCGCCAGGGAGAAGTTCTCAGCCAGGAGGACGGACGCCAGCAAAGCCTTGGTGAGGATTCGGGGCAGGGGCTGCCATGCCGGCGCCATGATCTCAGGCGGTTCGGTCCAGCTGCCAGACCCGGTGGGATCTAGAGGACAGAACGAGAGAGACTTGTGATGGCATTCCAAGCTCACGCCTCGCCGGGGCTCGGAGCGTCCCAAAGCACTTTGCCCTCCCAGTGCTGggatagaccccaggagtcctgattctcagccccctgctctaaccactaggcccccATGCCCCACCCAGTGCTGGGACGGATTGTGCCAGGCTCCTACACTACCCAGCCGGCTCCCGCCCCCTCACTCTTCAGCACCGTGCTCTGCTCACTGCGTCTCTCAGACCAGCTGCGAGTCGCTGGTACGCGACAGATGGATCCCCCCAAACACAACCTACGAGCTCGGCTCTGCGGAGCAGCCTTCCGGGCTCCGCTGggctatttttatttcttctccCTTTTCCAAACGCTCGTCCAGAGATCGCTGCCTGAGGCTCAGGCGGGAGCAGGAAACCCGAGCGATTCGCTTGGCTCTAGGGGGAATGGATTTCAGGGCACTGCAGGTGCCACCCTggcaggacggactgaacagggCCAACAGTCACTTCTCCTGGCCCTTTACTGGGGTGAGATCCCCTGGGatcagccccctgctagcccagccctgggctcctccttgCCCCAGTGCCTCTCAGCCCTGCTATGCCAGCTCTGCCATGCTCTCCCCTGATGGTGCCCTTCAGTGCTTCAGCTGCCGATCCCTCTGCATTCccagggggcaggcccagccaCGCCTGCAGCTGGGACACCAGCAGACTCCCACTCAGCAGACGCAGACgctgctctggccctgcagcCTGCTTTCCGCCCCTCCGCGGTGGgcgcctgggcagcagggctgaacGAGGAGCTGCAGCAGAAGGTCTAGGGGGACGTGACCTGTTCAAGGTTGTCCAGAGGGTGCGTGGCACAGGCAGGAATCGAACCCAGGCCCGCGGCCAGAGCCGGCCCAGCATCGCATTCATCCCTTCCCTTGCAGGTGCCCCAGCGAGGCTGGGAACCAGCTGGCGTGGAAAAGAGATCGGCTGGCAGCTGTCCACTGGCCGGCCCGGGCAGGGTCTGCCTCCTTGCCAAAGCACTTTGCACGAGATTCGGTCTTTGATAACCAGCACGGCTCATCTGTCCCGCCCCGGAGCATCCACAGGCCAAATCCTCAACCTCTCCACAGGAAACAGACCCAGTTCATTGCTATGGCAGccatccctctcctctccccacagtcaCAACCCTGCTGGGTCCAAGCCCAGCCACCACACCCTGCCCTGCACACCGGCGCTGACTCTCCCCCGTGGCATTCCTGCTCCAGCCCCATCCACGCAGCTGCCCGCTACCCAGAGCCGCCTtcaaagcagttttctgttcactAGCCCCGGTAGGAGGGACGTGGCCCCAGCCAGCACGGCAGGATCGTG includes the following:
- the SLC8A2 gene encoding sodium/calcium exchanger 2 codes for the protein MAPAWQPLPRILTKALLASVLLAENFSLAGALETVPESNVSCQGSNTCHPGVLLPVWQPDNPSFGDKAARAIVYFVAMMYMFLGVSIIADRFMASIEVITSKEKEITVTKANGETSIGTVRIWNETVSNLTLMALGSSAPEILLSVIEVCGHNFQAGELGPGTIVGSAAFNMFVVIAICVYVIPAGESRKIKHLRVFFVTASWSIFAYIWLYLILAVISPGVVQIWEALLTLVFFPVCVVFAWIADKRLFFYKYVYKRYRADPRSGIIIGTEGEFPKDIEMDGSFLANDHRENVFMDGAASASPALASSTQEEKELDESRREVIQILKDLKQKHPDKELEQLVEMANYYALLHQQKSRAFYRIQATRMMTGAGNILKKHVSEFSKKSSNLLEVPSEVEEENYSKIFFEPCLYHCLENCGSVTLTVACQQGGEGNHTFYVDYKTEDGSAKAGSDYEYSEGTLIFKPGETQKELKIGIIDDDIFEEDEHFFVRLLNLRVGDAEGMFESDSADHPKGRLVAPLIATVTILDDDHAGIFTFQDKLLRVSECQGTMEVKVVRSSGARGTVMVPYRTVEGTARGAGIDYEDACGELEFKDDETVKSLQVKIVDDEEYEKKDNFFIELGQPRWLKRGISALLLTQADGDKKLSAEEEEAWRIAEMGKPILGENCRLEVIIEESYDFKNTVDKLIKKTNLALVIGTHSWREQFLDAITVSAGDEEEEEDGREEKLPSCFDYVMHFLTVFWKVLFACVPPTEYWNGWACFSVSILVIGLLTALIGDLASHFGCTVGLKDSVNAVVFVALGTSIPDTFASKVAALQDQCADASIGNVTGSNAVNVFLGLGVAWSVAAIYWAAQGQDFQVQTGTLAFSVTLFTIFAFVCISVLMYRRRPSIGGELGGPRPAKLLTAGLFLGLWFLYILFSSLEAYCHIRGF